The stretch of DNA TAGACTCGTGTGACGGTgaggggggggggagggTTGGGGGGGCGACCTGAGACCGGAAAGTTGtagggaaaaaaagagataTTTGTGGTCAGAAAATGCCGGCAAGCATTTCTATAGCCTCAAAACACACATTTAACGGGACCCAGTTGCTCCCGCCAACCCCACCACAACCGGACTCGCTTGTAATAAGATTTGTAGGGGAAAATAGTCTAAATGAAACCTTATATTTCAAAAGGGTGGCGGACCAATCACAGGCCGCGCATTACTAAATCATTCCAACAGTGTGTGTAGAGCAACATCACGGCAAGGTCTACTTATAGAGACGGTCTGCTGCTTTGGCTTAGCAACCAGCTACCGGTCTCTCCAGCAGTTTTACAACAGACAAAAAACCCCACCGCCTGTGCATCGCACCGCTCCATCCACCCAAAACCCCTCGTGCGACTCCTTTGAAAAGTCGTTGCCTCCATACCCATTCACGTGTTTGTCCATTGAACGCTCATACGCCAGTTCGTGTCTAGCCTTCAATTTAGCTTTGCGCCATCGCTCTCGATTCCAACTCCCAAATTTTAAAATATAATGGTTCTTGTCGCCCTTAAGAAGGCCATCTTTGGAACTGAAAAGCAGCCTCTCCTCCGAAACAACGCCTCCTACGCCACCATGACCGACGAAGAAGCCCGCCTTGGTCtcaccgacgacgacaccCTGTCCCAGGGCTCGGGATCGTCTGGATCCGGAAACTCGTGGGTCTCTCCTCGAGTTGTCTCCGACATGATCATCGGTCTTTCTGACGGCCTCACCGTCCCCTTTGCCCTCACCGCCGGTCTGTCTTCTCTGGGAGACACCAAGCTTGTCATCACCGGAGGTATGGCTGAGCTTGTCGCCGGAGCCATCTCAATGGGTCTCGGTGGATACCTCGCCGCCAAGTCTGAGAACGACTACTACAAGTCCGAGTGCACCAAGGAGCGAGCCGTCCTCAAGACCGAGTCCTCCGAGGGAGAGTCTCAGATCGCCGACATCCTCGCCCAGTACAACCTTTCTCCCGAGACCACTGCCTCCTTCACCAAGGACCTGCAGAAGAACCCCACATCCATGGTTGACTTTATCATTCGATTCGGAAAGGGTCTCGAGGAACCTGCTGAGGGCCGAGAATTCACCTCTGCCATGACCATTGGTCTGGCTTACTTCTTCGGAGGTTTCATTCCCCTGATCCCTTACTTCTTTACCGCCCACGTCGACGATGGTCTCATGTGGTCCGTCATTGTCATGCTCATCaccctcttcatcttcgGTTGCACCAAGACTGTCATCTCTCTTGGATCCGACGTCGGACGAGGCTGCATCACGTGGAATGGTATCCAGATGACTCTGATTGGTGGTCTTGCTGCCGGAGCTGCATGGGGTCTTGTCAAGCTGATTGAATAATCCTTGACTTGCACTCCCAACCCAAAAAAAGCAGACCGCGGACGGCGGGCACCACCATCACATACCCCCTATACACTTGGCACTCAGGACTGCCAGCAAAGTGGACCCCTTGAATTGTCTTAGGACCGTTTGTTTTCCTTGTGAAAGCAAACATTGACGTTACGTCCGCGCTCCTAGCGCCGTGCAAACTCTCTTGCACATTCTATTTATTGTTCTGCAGTTTATTTATTGATATTGTATCAAATTGGAGTCGTAGCTGTGTTAGTCCAGCACATATTTTTTTTAGCAGTACAAACTTTTAGCAGTACATTTTTTAGCAGTACAAATTTTTCAGCCCAAGCTTTAGTATCCACTCGCTTACGCTTGGTATCGTCGACTTGTGCATCGCCGTGCATATTTGATGCATCTCAGCTGCATGGTGGTGTGAGACATCCGATGCTGTCTGAGGTGTATTGTAACCATGAAATGAAATATATGGAGGCATTGCCAAAGACCGAGCAATGGCAAATTGATAGAACCGGAGATACCTGCCAGGAGAGGGCGTCTAAAATGGACCGATTTATGCCTCTAATGAAGATAATAGCCGCTAGCCCCTTCAAATGAAACTAACGAGGAATGCGCACGTGCGTAAGCAGGTTACAAACGGTTAGACGGATAgatacaggtacagtaccggtatGGGTAGCGGAATTTCTAATGTcgttggtcacgtgaaattggagctacttgtacccgGCATAATGATCAATTGGTCTTCGTAGCCGAACTCGTCTGAATAATAAATGGCAGCTATCAAGACGAGGCTAAATATGAGACATCATCGGTGGAGACGTGGGGTGGTAAGATTATTAGCTGGCCGTCTATTGGAGGAAACAGCTGATGCCATCGTGTTTCACTAATCGGTTCAGAGCTCTTCTTTCGTCACTATTAATGTACCAATGGACGTACCAACGTGTGCGTATCTGCATGTAGGAGTTCCTACCAGCATGTATAAGTCGGCCAAAGAGATCAGAGGAGAACCTTGGAGCTTGAGTTGTATGTATATACTGCGCTAGGCACTGGTCATAACC from Yarrowia lipolytica chromosome 1D, complete sequence encodes:
- a CDS encoding uncharacterized protein (Compare to YALI0D20306g, similar to uniprot|P47818 Saccharomyces cerevisiae YLR220w CCC1 involved in calcium regulation singleton, similar to Saccharomyces cerevisiae CCC1 (YLR220W); ancestral locus Anc_8.437) codes for the protein MVLVALKKAIFGTEKQPLLRNNASYATMTDEEARLGLTDDDTLSQGSGSSGSGNSWVSPRVVSDMIIGLSDGLTVPFALTAGLSSLGDTKLVITGGMAELVAGAISMGLGGYLAAKSENDYYKSECTKERAVLKTESSEGESQIADILAQYNLSPETTASFTKDLQKNPTSMVDFIIRFGKGLEEPAEGREFTSAMTIGLAYFFGGFIPLIPYFFTAHVDDGLMWSVIVMLITLFIFGCTKTVISLGSDVGRGCITWNGIQMTLIGGLAAGAAWGLVKLIE